One genomic window of Ottowia oryzae includes the following:
- a CDS encoding YfhL family 4Fe-4S dicluster ferredoxin, with product MALMITSECINCDVCEPECPNEAISMGEEIYVIDPAKCTECVGHFDEPQCVQVCPVECIPVDPSHTESQDALWTKYRRLMLVKE from the coding sequence ATGGCGCTGATGATCACCAGCGAGTGCATCAACTGCGACGTCTGCGAACCCGAATGCCCCAACGAAGCGATTTCGATGGGCGAAGAGATCTACGTCATCGATCCGGCCAAATGCACCGAATGCGTGGGCCACTTTGACGAGCCGCAGTGCGTGCAGGTGTGCCCGGTGGAATGCATTCCCGTCGATCCGTCGCACACGGAAAGCCAGGACGCGCTGTGGACCAAGTACCGGCGCCTGATGCTGGTCAAGGAGTGA